GTGTCAGGCTTTGACAATTTATATATAGCATTGCCAACTATTAATGCTGTTGCTGTAATTGCAACTACTGCTATAACTATAGGTATTAACTCAGCTGTAATTGCTCCGGCTGTAAAAAGTGCTATAGATATAGCAGTACCTAATAATGCAGTTACTCCACCGGCAATCCACCCTTTCTTAATTGCTGGACAATTAAGATAGTATAAAGGAGTCTCTCCCCACATATCTACTGCATTAACATTGACACCTCTTTCTACAAGAGCATCTATTATGGCCATACTGCGAAATAAAGCAGCATAGTGTAAAGGAGTCCTTCTCCATATATTTATTGCATTAACATCTGCACCTTTTTCTATGAGAGCGTTTGCTATGTTTATACTATCAAGATAAGTAGTATTATGTAAAGGAGTATCTCCTTTTACATCTTTTTCATTAACATTTGCCCTTTTTTCCATGAGAGCCTTCGCTATATTTTCTAGGTTAAAGGAAGCCACCAAGTGCAAAAGAGTCGCTTTTTCACCATCTTTAAACACATAATTTATATCAAAGCCAGACTTTTCCCACTCTTCATATTCCTTTGAATATCTTTTCAGCTCATTTTGTATTTTTTCAATTACGTTATCTTTGCTTAAATCTTTGTCAACATTAACTAAACTCAATAATTCGTGCCAATTTGAAATTTCCATTGCTATAACCTTACCTTTAATTTTCAATAATGTATTTAATTATATGATAAGAAGTCAATTTAAATAAATTACACATACATGGAACTTATCAGATAAATATATAATATGAACTAGATTCCAGCGGGCTTTGTTGCATCACTATCTATGAAAGGCTAACTATACAAGCAGCTTATTGAAAATCTTATTTTTTGCAATCTATCTGATTAAATTTAAGAATAGTAATTTATTGTTTGTACTAGTAAATTTAATTCTACTTAAAATAGCTAAAGCATTGAAATTCTTGAATTCTAGCTAGATTAGTGAATGATAGTAAAACTTCTTTTACTTAAATTTAGATATTTACTGATTGTCCTTACTATAAATGCTAGAATAATAAGCTACTGATATTCTACATTTTATCTTTTATTCATCGTAGATAGCGATGCAACAAAGCCCAATAGCGTCAACTTAAGAAAAGATGTTAAGGAATAAAATACTGTAAAAAATAGGACCTTTGGTTTCTATTTTATTTCAATAAAGAAGATATCAGTAAAGCTTATCTATTAAGTGTCACATAGAGGAGTGCTATAAACGACTCAAAGTAGAAGCAGAATTAGAGAATTTTTCTGGGATAAATTTAGAAACAAGAATTTTGTGCAAACTTGGTCATGTGCAATACTTCATATGTGTAATGCACATGAGCCTTGGAACCCAGATCAAATTGCTGAGTATCGTTTAAATTTTTCAGTTTTATTTGGTGTAATGAGACAGAAACTTTATCAGGTGCTTATTAGCACCAAAAAACTTTCAAGCCCTTTTTAAAATACGCACTAAAGTTAACGTGAAGATTGTATAGCCGCAATAAAGTAGATAAGCCTAAACGCCATAATGTCTTTAGGAGAGCTTGCTAATTCATTCTCTTAAGTTAACGCCATTGCCTGAACAGATACATAAAAAAGTAGTACTTGCAAGAAAGAGTTACTTAAGAAATTAATTAACTTTGCTATTTTCTCTAACATACCTAGAAGAAATAGATACATTATCTAATGCAGTCCTAATACTAGCATTGTTCTCATTAACAACTACAGCTAGCTCACAAGCATTCAAAGTATATCTACCATATGGAAACAGTACAGTACTTACTTCAGTAAATGCATCTTGTAGCATGCTACTATTTTTAGCTCGTATTAAAGTAGAATTGACACATTCATTATTACCTTTATATATAGCAAAGGCAAATGGTTTAATGACATACGTCACGCCTGGAAACTGCACAATATCTTTAGAAGTAAGGATATTTCGTAGTGTATCACTATTTTGAACTCGTATTAAAATAGAATTGATACATTCGTTATTGCCTTTATATATAGCAAAGTTAAGTGGCGTTAAAGTACACGCTATAATACTTAAATACTGTACAATATTTCTAGAAGAAAGAATATCTTGTAATATACCATTTTCTTGGGCTGTTGTTAAAATAACATTAATATACCTTCCCTTATTATGATGTATGGCAAAGCCAAGCGATGTTAAGGTGTACATCAAACCATTTTGATAGTTTATAATATTTGGAGCAGTAAGAATATCTTGTAGTATACCATTGTTTTGAGCTTGTTCTAAATAGAATTAACACATTCATTATTGTCTCTATGTATAGCTAGGCTAAGTAGTGTTAAAGTGCGTTCCCCACCTCTTGGAAATTGTGTAGTATATCAAGTGATAAGAACTTTAGTAAATCATTTCCTGAAACTGCTTCCAAGATATCGCTGATGCTCCTTCCATTCCATATAGATCTTTTTAGCTAAAAATACAAATCTTTTTGTTTTCGTGTTAAATTTTGATGATTTAGCATATTCTTGTAACCTCGTTTTAAAGTCAGTGCAGTTTAATTATTCTATGTTAGTATACACCAATAGAAAAAATTTCATCATATGTTCTGGAAAAATTTTACACAGGTTAATGAGGAAATCGTAAGAGAGAGCCTAAAAAAGGTTATAGAG
This sequence is a window from Wolbachia endosymbiont (group B) of Protocalliphora azurea. Protein-coding genes within it:
- a CDS encoding ankyrin repeat domain-containing protein, which produces MEISNWHELLSLVNVDKDLSKDNVIEKIQNELKRYSKEYEEWEKSGFDINYVFKDGEKATLLHLVASFNLENIAKALMEKRANVNEKDVKGDTPLHNTTYLDSINIANALIEKGADVNAINIWRRTPLHYAALFRSMAIIDALVERGVNVNAVDMWGETPLYYLNCPAIKKGWIAGGVTALLGTAISIALFTAGAITAELIPIVIAVVAITATALIVGNAIYKLSKPDTQVDKPISANRQQETASDSRVA